GGATTTACCGGGGTCGATCTTCCCTATGAAGAACCGAGGAACCCCGAGCTCACCATAGACACCGGCTCCTTGGACATCCCCAACTGCGTCAGCCGGATCCTCGAGTACACCACCACCCTGGAGACGCTGCGCCAGGAGAGGCACCACTCCCAGAGACAGCTGAGGGTCGAAAGGAGGGTGCGCCCCCGCGTCGACGAGCAGAGGCAGCAACCGCTCGACGAATCCTCTTTTCCCTACTGCTCCTTCAGCCTGTAGTTCGCCCGAACGCGCAGGTCGGCGGCCGGTCCTGCCGGAATGAAAAAAGGGAGCTGCCGATGCAGCTCCCTTTTTTCGTCACCGATTTTGCCGGTCGCCTTACTTGAAGGCCACCATGGTGGCGGTCTGGTTGATATGCCCGATGAACTGCTCCCCGTAGGTGCTGAAGCCGATGGTGGGGATGTCGCTGAAGAGTTCGCCGTAGGCGCCGGTCAGCCCCTTTTGCCCGAGCTCCAGGGTGCGCAGGATGCAGTTGAAGTTGATGATGCCGGAGATGGAGCCGAGTTCCGCCTTCGCGTTTTCGAGGGCGCTCTTTGTGTCGGCGATGATGTCGGTGGATTCCAGAAGGCTCAGTTCCATACCTTCCTTCACGCCGCAGTAGAAGATCATGCCGCCGTCCTTCGGGTTGATCTGCTGCGGGCTGCGCACGAACGGCTCCCCCTCGAAGACAAGCCCGACCGGGTTGTGCATGAAACGGTTCGGCGCTTCCTCAACGGAGGTCCCCACCGCTTCGGCGTACGCCTCGGCTGCCGGCTTCCCGTTGAACTCCAGCACTTCACGCGCCTCTTCTATCGCCTTCGTCACGACCAGCTTCTGCGGAAGCGGATTAAAGCTCTGGGTCTTGATGAAGGTGAACTCGCCGGTCGGCTCCAGCACCGCGAGGAGCGCGGCGTGCTTGTAAGCCTTTCCGTTGGCGTAGACATAGGTGGCGGCGAACTTCAGGTCGTCTCCGGCGGAGCCGCCGATAAACCCGATGTTGGTGAGGTCGCCGATGCGATCGATGATGCGCTCCTCGGCGCCGCTCAGGCCGTCCACCAGAATGAGGCCGAGATGGCTCTTCGGGTCAAGAGCGGACATCGGCGTACCGAAGAACTCTGCAAAGGAGGCGAAAGCCTTGTCAACCGCATCGTCGGCATTAACGTCTTCCACCACCGCTACTTTCACCTGCTTCAGGGAGTCGTTGCTGAAAGCCATGGCGACGACGGAATTCTTCAGCATCTTCCCGCTCACGAGTTCGCCGGCCGTGGTGCAGCCGAAGGTGGAGGCTCCGGGGAATGCCTCCTGCATCTTTGCCGCGATGCCGTCGGCATCAAAGGTCGAGGAGGCGAAGAAGACCACCATGTGCGTATCGAAGCCGGACAGCTGGGACTGAAGGTCTAGTACTACGTCTTGCAGATCGATTTTTTCCGAGGCAACAGTCTTGATATTCATACAATCCTCTCTCCTTAAGTTTATTTGAGCTCTCTGATCAAGGCTTCCAGCTTTCCGATAATGACGGGATCATCTTCAGATTGCGCGGTGAATTTGGCCGGATCAATCCCCTTAAGGAGCAGTTTCGTCTTGATCACCCCCACCAGCATTGCATTGTCCTTGGCCCTTTGGTTAATCACTGTGTCGATCATTTGCTTGATTTTGCCGGCCATTCCTATTCTCCTTACTGTGTCAATAGTGTGCGCACCGC
The DNA window shown above is from Geomonas sp. RF6 and carries:
- a CDS encoding FIST signal transduction protein; protein product: MNIKTVASEKIDLQDVVLDLQSQLSGFDTHMVVFFASSTFDADGIAAKMQEAFPGASTFGCTTAGELVSGKMLKNSVVAMAFSNDSLKQVKVAVVEDVNADDAVDKAFASFAEFFGTPMSALDPKSHLGLILVDGLSGAEERIIDRIGDLTNIGFIGGSAGDDLKFAATYVYANGKAYKHAALLAVLEPTGEFTFIKTQSFNPLPQKLVVTKAIEEAREVLEFNGKPAAEAYAEAVGTSVEEAPNRFMHNPVGLVFEGEPFVRSPQQINPKDGGMIFYCGVKEGMELSLLESTDIIADTKSALENAKAELGSISGIINFNCILRTLELGQKGLTGAYGELFSDIPTIGFSTYGEQFIGHINQTATMVAFK